One region of Podospora bellae-mahoneyi strain CBS 112042 chromosome 1 map unlocalized CBS112042p_1.2, whole genome shotgun sequence genomic DNA includes:
- a CDS encoding uncharacterized protein (COG:S; EggNog:ENOG503P2P7) has translation MNMPTRVALHNLFRSDSTVSECLSEYDKSDEIMSTKEIFKHSSSLPPGEIRLLSLVPSSSTLSFRLITTPLSSPVPYLALSYVWGTPKTASDSSAPSILVDNKPFIVTPNLHSALTSLLTPELQSGLPIWVDAVCINQVDNVEKEGQIKQMDQVYRNCERVIVHLGDSPNPDTARAVQQLRRVGKKVWDADAVILREQDMQHWPNFDHLDDEPEEKRRRTAIRDKIFKMIKQERGGITWPRPKIPASAALDLFHRPWFGRAWVIQELVMAPDHERGDGGCVFAVGAERIRWEHLWAAHLFLVLWFILEARSIGNAKTYLGKLIAFGVYVRRTGMIPRAFSSRAAQTLGLRKKYLQGELGLRLKDLLLQLYVGDSGGLLGCRYPQDKVNALRGMSSDGEMLDRFMTPGADWVDVYTSLARYLYEDGDLGFLGLCRQRNPRLPSWVPDWSQQQRPPWLGYSGDKGIPLYNAGGDTRAEVLARGEDGRVLVLKGYIVDTIQDVGSLWVADLADDFNWESAKLRIDDIDRFLSLSEKYTPQTARWRIMSADKELNDVMHQRRATQVSQELFALLESATKLYDPGADSFGVWYLTYRNVLTSLYGSRAFISNKGYVGLCPGTADLEDTIFIPSGSHCPYAIRKQPALASVSDAEERWVLLGEAYVHGIMDGELELGKPTSGITASMFSLA, from the coding sequence ATGAATATGCCTACCAGGGTTGCGCTTCACAATCTTTTCCGGTCAGACTCGACAGTTTCCGAATGCCTGTCTGAATATGACAAGTCGGACGAGATCATGTCTACCAAAGAGATTTTTAAGCACTCCTCGTCGCTCCCTCCCGGCGAGATCCGGCTGCTGTCACTGGTCCCTTCTTCGTCAACGCTCAGCTTCCGCCTCATCACAACCCCACTTTCTTCTCCGGTTCCGTACCTCGCTCTCTCTTACGTCTGGGGAACACCCAAAACAGCGTCCGACTCATCTGCGCCATCAATCTTGGTAGACAACAAACCCTTCATTGTCACCCCAAATCTGCACTCGGCGCTCACCTCGCTTTTGACTCCTGAGCTGCAGTCCGGTCTGCCAATATGGGTAGATGCGGTCTGCATCAACCAAGTGGACAACGTCGAGAAAGAAGGCCAGATTAAACAGATGGATCAGGTCTACCGCAACTGTGAAAGGGTTATTGTCCACCTTGGCGACAGTCCCAATCCCGACACGGCAAGAGCGGTGCAGCAGCTGAGAAGAGTGGGAAAGAAGGTGTGGGATGCTGACGCGGTCATCCTGCGGGAGCAGGATATGCAGCATTGGCCCAATTTCGACCATCTCGATGATGAACCTGAGGAAAAAAGGAGGCGAACTGCGATTAGAGACAAGATCTTCAAAATGATCAAgcaagagagggggggaatAACCTGGCCGCGCCCCAAGATTCCTGCTTCGGCAGCGTTGGATTTGTTCCATCGGCCTTGGTTCGGCCGGGCCTGGGTTATTCAGGAGCTTGTCATGGCACCGGACCATGAGCGAGGTGATGGCGGCTGCgtgtttgctgttggggcGGAGAGGATCAGATGGGAGCATCTCTGGGCTGCGCAtctcttcttggtcttgtggTTCATCTTGGAAGCAAGGTCGATCGGAAACGCAAAGACTTATCTCGGGAAACTGATTGCTTTTGGCGTCTATGTCAGAAGAACTGGCATGATTCCGAGAGCCTTCAGCTCCAGGGCGGCACAAACACTGGGTCTGAGGAAGAAGTACTTGCAAGGAGAGCTTGGCCTTCGCTTGAAGGACTTGCTTCTGCAGCTCTATGTTGGAGATTCCGGAGGCTTGTTAGGGTGTAGATATCCCCAGGACAAGGTCAATGCATTGAGAGGGATGTCCAGTGACGGAGAAATGCTTGACAGGTTTATGACACCAGGGGCGGATTGGGTAGACGTCTACACTTCATTGGCCAGGTATTTGTACGAAGATGGGGATCTAGGCTTTCTTGGTCTGTGTCGGCAGCGAAATCCCAGACTACCTTCTTGGGTCCCGGACTGGTCGCAACAACAACGTCCCCCGTGGCTGGGTTACAGCGGCGACAAGGGAATACCGCTCTACAATGCCGGGGGTGACACCAGAGCTGAGGTGCTTGCTAGGGGTGAAGATGGCCGCGTACTCGTACTCAAAGGCTACATCGTGGACACAATCCAAGATGTTGGATCTTTGTGGGTTGCTGACCTCGCCGACGATTTCAACTGGGAGTCGGCCAAGTTGCGTATCGATGATATTGACCGGTTCCTATCTCTCAGCGAGAAGTACACACCCCAGACGGCCAGGTGGCGTATAATGTCGGCCGACAAGGAACTGAACGATGTGATGCATCAACGGCGAGCCACCCAGGTGTCCCAAGAATTATTCGCGCTGTTGGAAAGCGCAACAAAACTATACGACCCCGGAGCTGATTCATTTGGAGTTTGGTACCTTACATACCGCAATGTTCTGACATCACTTTATGGAAGCCGAGCTTTTATTTCGAATAAAGGGTATGTCGGGCTGTGCCCAGGCACAGCGGATCTGGAAGACACGATTTTCATTCCCAGCGGGAGTCATTGCCCTTACGCCATCCGAAAGCAACCCGCCCTAGCCTCTGTCTCCGACGCGGAAGAAAGATGGGTATTGCTGGGTGAGGCATACGTCCATGGCATCATGGATGGGGAACTTGAACTGGGAAAGCCTACATCGGGCATCACCGCAAGCATGTTCTCACTGGCGTGA
- a CDS encoding uncharacterized protein (EggNog:ENOG503P2KE; COG:S), protein MMQPLPSPRYYTDLPNNDDHHHDDEFDVSSQNARSDNSRAALMNDDHEEKSWAIDTEGRQHAHVATSCQCQSNQPRKKRRWMCKTIMSVRSLLDTVMLVVILVLVAERRWPEYSILPGKQNNEGAKGEIGGDITGFAPYFSQQITTFQPDPLFVPDNSSDFFTEAVRKKWLGIVPRGLGYVTVNKTSSNGQDSFDNLPHPLKEYPSSTFTTSVTHQIHCLHTIAGVVAAYESNRLDMLPEEGAWHLNHCFDYLRQSIMCCGDVALEGQHTTFPEDFTGSDGWDAKHVCRDYGEVLEYLEANRADDQVWI, encoded by the exons ATGATGCAGCCACTACCCTCACCGCGGTATTATACCGATCTCCCCAACAAtgacgaccaccaccacgatgaCGAATTTGATGTTTCATCCCAAAACGCGCGCAGCGACAACTCCAGAGCTGCGCTCATGAACGACGATCATGAGGAAAAGTCTTGGGCTATTGATACAGAGGGGCGACAACATGCACATGTTGCCACATCATGTCAATGCCAGTCAAATCAACcgagaaagaagaggagatggatgtgcAAGACTATCATGTCCGTCAGATCACTTCTAGACACAGTCATGCTGGTGGTGATTCTGGTGTTGGTTGCTGAGAGGCGGTGGCCGGAATATTCCATCCTGCCAGGGAAACAAAACAATGAAGGGGCAAAGGGTGAAATAGGGGGTGATATCACCGGGTTTGCGCCATATT TCTCTCAACAGATAACAACCTTCCAACCCGACCCTCTTTTCGTCCCAGACAACAGCTCTGATTTTTTCACCGAGGCCGTCAGGAAGAAGTGGCTGGGAATCGTTCCTC GCGGACTCGGCTACGTGACTGTcaacaaaacctcctccaacggccAAGATTCATTTGACAATCTCCCGCACCCCCTGAAAGAGTATCCATCGtcaaccttcaccacctcggtAACCCATCAGATCCACTGCCTTCACACCATTGCCGGGGTGGTAGCAGCCTACGAGTCCAACAGATTGGACATGCTTCCAGAGGAGGGAGCGTGGCATTTGAATCATTGTTTTGATTACCTGAGACAGAGCATAATGTGCTGCGGTGATGTTGCACTGGAGGGGCAGCACACAACGTTTCCAGAGGACTTTACAGGGAGCGATGGCTGGGATGCGAAGCATGTTTGTCGGGATTATGGGGAAGTTTTGGAGTACTTGGAGGCAAACAGGGCCGATGACCAGGTTTGGATATGA
- a CDS encoding uncharacterized protein (COG:O; EggNog:ENOG503P1A3), producing the protein MKKNTKSTASKKQQWDSALILPRVEERVSDKDEDYASFSSWYSSTSGVFNLRDIVVAIQRGDTCDRIRSLLSPHQTELQSLKFKHEICGTVDDIPAFFFVVESGSAEMIRMWASYGGEVNTEYREVSLLVYAMVRCLSPKADGPVMVATLLSLGASIDSVPPPFYLPIDRDLPEAGPSDAELAVFRQAKTGWVLGPVRRLLTDALNSCFTLRYALHRASITEPLSGANQAIAKKHSATGLLGVHYFLVGQTQACQSLVEIFMAQLALGADRPIILLFAGPSGHGKTELAQNMGKLLSLDLQTVDCTNLRTSMDLFGPFFPFAGYEQGSVVNNFLDEHKSQRSIVFLDEFEKTQPNVQEALLLPFQSGLYLDRRNQQIVDCSKTIWILATNAFDDTILSFCKTHYRELFTNTVGLDKRASHQARALGKKLSAMIKKEAIGKFGAPLTGRITSVIPFLTFSPTEQAAVACKEMDRLGRKLAHPVKLQIPFSYSVCKVLASQGYDDQLGARSIINTVDSEVALPLVTQYLAAREEISEDDEESCFTITVDADLGMIEVVEKQDTLPDEVGLVLNSLRGKI; encoded by the exons ATGAAGAAAAACACCAAGTCTACTGCTTCCAAAAAGCAACAGTGGGACTCGGCACTCATCCTTCCTCGGGTCGAAGAGCGCGTATCAGACAAGGACGAAGACTATGCTTCATTTTCGTCCTGGTACAGCAGCACTAGTGGTGTGTTCAACCTTCGAGATATCGTCGTCGCCATCCAAAGAGGAGACACTTGCGACAGAATTCGATCGCTCTTGAGCCCTCACCAGACGGAACTCCAGTCGCTGAAGTTCAAGCATGAGATCTGCGGGACCGTCGATGACATTCCTGCATTTTTCTTCGTTGTCGAGAGTGGCAGTGCCGAGATGATCAGAATGTGGGCGTCTTACGGTGGAGAGGTCAACACTGAGTACCGAGAAGTTTCGTTGTTGGTCTACGCTATGGTTCGCTGTTTGTCCCCCAAGGCCGATGGGCCTGTGATGGTGGCCACCCTTCTGAGTCTTGGTGCATCTATCGACTCTGTCCCTCCACCATTTTATTTGCCCATCGACCGAGACCTTCCCGAGGCCGGCCCTTCCGATGCTGAGCTTGCAGTCTTCAGGCAGGCCAAGACTGGATGGGTCTTGGGTCCTGTTCGCCGATTGCTCACGGACGCGTTGAACTCTTGCTTCACTCTGCGATACGCTCTGCACCGGGCCTCAATAACCGAGCCGCTCTCTGGCGCCAATCAAGCTATCGCAAAGAAGCATTCGGCCACCGGGCTGTTGGGGGTCCATTACTTTCTTGTGGGCCAAACCCAGGCGTGCCAGTCGCTGGTGGAGATCTTCATGGC CCAACTAGCCTTGGGGGCTGATCGACCGATAATTTTGCTGTTCGCAGGACCTAGCGGCCATGGGAAGACTGAGCTAGCGCAGAACATGGGAAAGCTTCTGTCTTTGGATCTCCAAACAGTTGATTGCACCAATTTGCGCACCTCGATGGATCTCTTTGGTCCCTTCTTTCCATTTGCAGGCTATGAACAGGGCTCAGTTGTCAACAACTTCCTCGACGAGCATAAAAGCCAGCGGTCCATTGTGTTTCTCGACGAGTTTGAAAAAACACAGCCGAACGTGCAAGAAGCGCTGCTACTTCCCTTCCAAAGCG GTCTGTACCTCGACCGTCGGAACCAGCAGATCGTGGATTGCTCCAAGACCATCTGGATCCTCGCAACCAATGCGTTTGACGACACCATCCTTTCCTTTTGCAAGACTCACTACCGTGAGTTATTCACCAACACTGTTGGCCTTGACAAGAGGGCATCACATCAGGCGAGAGCGCTCGGGAAGAAGTTGTCGGCCATGATCAAGAAAGAAGCTATCGGGAAGTTTGGC GCACCCTTGACTGGCCGCATCACATCGGTGATACCCTTCCTCACCTTTTCACCTACCGAGCAAGCAGCCGTGGCATGCAAGGAAATGGACCGTTTGGGACGGAAGCTGGCCCACCCAGTCAAG CTGCAGATTCCCTTCAGCTACTCTGTTTGCAAGGTGCTGGCATCGCAAGGTTATGATGATCAACTGGGCGCAcgcagcatcatcaacaccgttGACAGCGAGGTGGCGCTGCCATTGGTTACACAGTACCTTGCTGCGCGGGAGGAGATCTctgaagacgatgaggagtCCTGTTTCACGATCACCGTTGACGCCGATTTGGGGATGATTGAAGTTGTAGAGAAGCAGGACACACTTCCTGATGAAGTCGGTCTTGTCCTCAACTCTTTGAGGGGGAAGATCTGA